The following proteins come from a genomic window of Sorghum bicolor cultivar BTx623 chromosome 3, Sorghum_bicolor_NCBIv3, whole genome shotgun sequence:
- the LOC8062182 gene encoding serine/threonine-protein kinase HT1, with translation MGRTRAGVRLGADRPEDWRGPPAPVRAPPGKLKHRKKGGHANGSVKEVLEKWSIDRSQLLIGHRFASGAHSRLFHGIYKDQPVAVKFTRQPDNQEDAELAAQLEKQFSTEVTTLARLNHPNVIKLVGAWSSRPAFCVITEFLSGGSLGAFLHKLDHKALPLDKIISISLDIARGMAYIHSQGVVHRDVKPDNIIFDEEFSAKIVDFGIACEEEYCDPLANDTGTFRWMAPEMMKHKAYGRKVDVYSFGLILWEMFSGTVPYEELNPFQAALAVFDKNVRPPIPTSCPAPVRLLIEQCWASHPEKRPDFCQIVQILEKFKTVLDRDGTLDNMPSSICQETHGHKNWLAHWVQKLKHSHIMSSVVTRHHSVSSPFQTVLIR, from the exons ATGGGCCGCACTCGTGCAGGCGTACGACTTGGCGCGGACCGTCCGGAAGATTGGCGGGGTCCGCCTGCGCCGGTGAGGGCACCGCCGGGCAAGCTGAAGCATAGGAAGAAGGGAGGCCATGCCAACGGAAGCGTGAAGGAGGTACTCGAGAAATGGTCCATCGATCGCTCCCAGCTGCTCATTGGGCACAGATTTGCGTCCGGGGCTCACAGCCGGTTGTTCCACGGAATCTACAAAGACCAGCCTGTTGCTGTCAAGTTCACCAGACAGCCTGATAACCAGGAAGATGCAGAGCTGGCTGCTCAGCTTGAGAAACAGTTCAGCACGGAGGTCACCACTCTGGCACGCCTCAATCATCCTAATGTCATCAAG CTGGTTGGAGCATGGAGCAGTCGACCAGCATTCTGCGTCATCACTGAATTCCTTTCTGGTGGTTCTCTGGGAGCGTTTCTGCACAAGCTGGACCACAAAGCTCTTCCCCTGGACAAGATCATCTCAATTAGCTTGGACATCGCACGTGGCATGGCGTACATTCACTCACAGGGAGTTGTCCATCGTGATGTAAAGCCAGATAACATCATATTCGATGAAGAATTTTCTGCAAAGATCGTTGATTTTGGAATAGCTTGTGAAGAAGAGTACTGTGACCCTCTGGCAAATGACACTGGGACATTCAGATGGATGGCTCCAGAGATGATGAAACATAAGGCATACGGTCGAAAAGTCGATGTCTACAGCTTTGGTCTTATCTTGTGGGAAATGTTTTCTGGAACGGTACCATACGAAGAGTTGAATCCATTTCAAGCAGCTTTGGCTGTTTTTGACAAG AATGTGAGGCCGCCAATTCCTACTAGCTGCCCAGCACCAGTACGACTTCTAATTGAGCAATGTTGGGCCTCGCATCCGGAGAAGAGGCCTGACTTCTGTCAAATAGTTCAGATACTGGAGAAGTTTAAGACTGTTCTTGACAGAGATGGGACGCTTGACAATATGCCAAGCTCGATCTGCCAGGAGACTCATGGTCATAAGAACTGGCTTGCTCATTGGGTCCAAAAGCTCAAACATAGTCACATCATGAGTAGTGTTGTAACACGTCACCATTCAGTATCTTCTCCCTTCCAAACCGTTCTAATCCGATAG
- the LOC8075567 gene encoding dihydroorotase, mitochondrial yields MRRGKLRPDFHKQTPPCGHCRPGSPPRSHRRSALPQAASPAARPLLPACPYGPTTPRSPPERANRIKKAKPMQVAVNTSTVGAHQHPTKSSFLRPSPPCRVYFHASPRPKNLRAIAMATKSQLQEQLVITRPDDWHLHLREGGVLEAVVPHSARHFGRAIIMPNLKPPVTTTARAVEYREEIMRALPPGSSFEPLMTLYLTDNTSPEEIKLARKSGIIFAVKLYPAGATTNSQDGVTDIFGKCLPVLEEMVRQEMPLLVHGEVTDPHVDTFDREKVFIDKILAPLVQKLPQLKIVMEHITTMDAVNFIESCEEGHVAATVTPQHLLLNRNALFQGGLQPHNYCLPVLKRETHRQAIVSAVTNGSRRYFLGTDSAPHDKQNKECSCGCAGIYSAPVALSLYAKVFEEAGALDKLETFTSFNGPDFYGLPRNTSKIVLRKNAWKVPGTYKHSSGEIVPMFSGSTLEWLPSDQPKE; encoded by the exons ATGCGGAGGGGCAAGTTGCGTCCTGACTTTCATAAGCAAACACCACCCTGCGGGCACTGTCGGCCCGGATCTCCTCCCCGCTCGCACCGCCGCAGCGCGCTCCCGCAGGCCGCGTCACCGGCGGCCCGGCCCTTGCTGCCCGCCTGCCCCTACGGCCCTACCACGCCGCGCTCGCCACCGGAGAGGGCCAATAGAATAAAGAAAGCGAAGCCAATGCAGGTCGCCGTCAACACCAGCACTGTCGGCGCTCACCAGCACCCAACAAAGTCCTCCTTCCTCCGGCCATCCCCTCCTTGCCGCGTCTACTTCCACGCTTCTCCACGTCCGAAGAACCTGAGGGCGATTGCCATGGCCACCAAGTCGCAGCTTCAGGAGCAACTGGTCATCACTCGGCCCGACGATTGGCATCTCCATCTTCGTGAAGGCGGTGTCCTCGAGGCTGTAGTGCCACACAG CGCGAGGCATTTTGGGAGGGCCATCATCATGCCCAACTTGAAGCCCCCGGTGACCACAACGGCGCGGGCGGTGGAATACAGGGAGGAGATAATGAGGGCGCTGCCGCCAGGGAGTAGCTTCGAGCCGCTCATGACACTGTACCTGACAGACAACACAAGTCCAGAGGAGATCAAGCTCGCAA GAAAGAGTGGTATAATCTTTGCTGTGAAGCTATATCCTGCTGGAGCAACTACCAATTCCCAAGATGGCGTCACTGATATATTTGGGAAGTGCTTGCCAGTCCTCGAGGAGATGGTCAGGCAGGAAATGCCATTGCTT GTTCATGGAGAAGTCACAGATCCACATGTTGACACCTTTGACCGTGAGAAGGTTTTCATTGACAAAATATTGGCACCACTTGTACAAAAACTTCCACAGCTGAAAATTGTCATGGAACATATCACAACCATGGATGCAGTGAACTTCATAGAATCATGTGAAGAAG GTCATGTTGCTGCAACAGTGACTCCCCAGCATCTCCTCCTCAATAGGAATGCTTTATTTCAGGGTGGCTTGCAGCCACACAATTATTGTTTGCCCGTACTGAAAAGAGAGACTCATA GGCAAGCTATTGTATCTGCTGTAACAAATGGGAGTAGACGGTACTTTCTTGGTACTGACAGCGCTCCCCATGATAAACAGAACAAAGAATGTTCCTGTGGATGTGCAGGAATATATAGTGCTCCTGTTGCCTTGTCTCTTTATGCGAAGGTATTTGAAGAG GCTGGTGCCCTAGATAAGCTAGAAACATTTACAAGCTTCAATGGCCCCGATTTTTATGGCCTCCCAAGGAACACTTCAAAGATTGTCTTGAGAAAGAATGCCTGGAAAGTTCCTGGAACTTATAAACACAGTTCAGGGGAGATTGTGCCTATGTTTAGTGGCAGCACCCTTGAGTGGCTTCCATCTGATCAGCCTAAAGAGTAA
- the LOC8075566 gene encoding uncharacterized protein LOC8075566 isoform X2, translated as MVMEEAVDGEMSLSNMVLGFMEDFERDHQRRLENDDDDDEGSSGGDTAESKAFWQTQHSQLHEALAKTSPAESRIRADTEEAVKSMRAAAACSCTGRGRPAARDCRLCMLRHVADRLRDAGYNSALCKSKWTRSPDIPSGTRLFLSRFSDSGHHLRRTSTSTLSDLRNYNTRAQLRGGGGADEERQGGARGGGAQLPRRVRGGARQRRVPRAGDRAAGGVRGAGRPPARRRQGHVRRGQAVHEGEQHAHGALEEAQVHAGEVARHARADGAGGRGGDARGGSVGDGRRLAGEADQVQGVHAHLRLWPERGGGRVMEYRYILPSCISSSTSI; from the exons atggTGATGGAGGAGGCGGTAGACGGTGAGATGAGCTTGTCGAACATGGTGCTGGGCTTCATGGAAGATTTCGAGAGGGACCATCAGCGACGGTTGgagaacgacgacgacgacgacgagggctCCAGCGGTGGCGACACCGCCGAGAGCAAGGCCTTCTGGCAGACACAACATTCCCAGCTGCAT GAGGCTCTGGCCAAGACGAGCCCGGCCGAGAGCAGGATCCGCGCGGACACGGAGGAGGCCGTCAAGAGCatgcgcgccgccgcggcctgcTCCTGCACGGGAAGGGGAAGACCCGCCGCCCGGGACTGCCGGCTGTGCATGCTCCGGCACGTCGCCGACCGGCTGCGCGACGCCGGCTACAACAGcgcgctctgcaagtccaagtGGACGCGCTCGCCGGACATCCCTTCAG GAACGCGTCTCTTTCTCTCACGGTTCAGTGATAGCGGCCACCACTTGCGGCGTACGTCCACATCAACCCTGTCCGACCTAAGGAATTACAACAC GCGAGCACAGCTACGTGGAGGTGGTGGTGCAGACGAGGAGCGGCAAGGCGGTGCGCGTGGTGGTGGAGCTCAGCTTCCGCGCCGAGTTCGAGGTGGCGCGCGCCAGCGCCGGGTACCGCGCGCTGGTGACCGCGCTGCCGGAGGCGTTCGTGGGGCGGGCCGACCGCCTGCGCGGCGTCGTCAAGGTCATGTGCGCCGCGGCCAAGCAGTGCATGAAGGAGAACAACATGCACATGGGGCCCTGGAGGAAGCACAAGTACATGCAGGCGAAGTGGCTCGGCACGCCCGAGCGGACGGCGCCGGCGGCCGTGGCGGCGACGCCCGTGGTGGTTCCGTCGGTGACGGTCGTCGGCTCGCCGGAGAAGCAGACCAAGTTCAGGGCGTCCATGCTCACCTTCGACTTTGGCCGGAACGCGGTGGAGGTCGCGTGATGGAGTATAGATATATACTGCCGAGCTGCATTAGTAGTTCTACTTCTATATAG
- the LOC8062183 gene encoding pentatricopeptide repeat-containing protein At2g27800, mitochondrial: MTTLLRRLLRAAPPPVPASLSSHLPLSTRSRRTPHRFRRRHRGANPAPPSPDAVSAAIASLPSRFTPPVLASFLASTSDTRLLLPLLTHSLHLPAFRPDPAPFLVAIKRLATADLYADFDRTCALSFSLLPSLSSPGPLLRNALYFYCQFGRLGKAFHVYTLMRASADPAARPSADTYHALFTALLSRGGGDTLVHYMYMDNVTALFRQMLEEGIPPDTRTLNVLIRGYAQSLHLNDALRLFHQMRPLYGCEPDAFTYSYLVHGLSAQGRTRNARELFDEMRGNGLLPTEPACNAFVGALAMAGEARDAERVMWEMARAGRVVDDITRRALVEELSRVGKREEADRLAREMEQKGIVSARELRALLSSIRNDDDDNLDVDDSGRNTCKVATTSFLPVGLVQAVLGLVVLVPRLYLIDIVLLTDCGDQGGLQ, from the exons ATGACGACGCTCCTCCGCCGCCTGCTCCGCGCGGCTCCGCCCCCCGTCCCCGCTTCCCTCTCCAGCCACCTCCCCTTGTCCACCAGATCTCGCCGCACCCCTCACCGCTTCCGCCGCAGGCACCGCGGCGCCAACCCGGCGCCGCCCTCCCCCGACGCCGTCTCAGCAGCTATCGCATCCCTCCCGTCCCGCTTCACCCCGCCCGTGCTCGCCTCCTTCCTAGCCTCCACCTCCGAcacccgcctcctcctcccgctgctcacccactctctccacCTCCCCGCGTTCCGTCCCGACCCTGCCCCCTTCCTCGTCGCCATCAAACGCCTCGCCACCGCCGACCTCTACGCGGACTTCGACCGCACCTGCGCGCTATCCTTCTCTCTCCTTCCCTCGCTCTCTTCCCCTGGCCCCCTCCTCCGCAACGCGCTTTACTTCTACTGCCAGTTCGGCAGGCTCGGCAAGGCCTTCCACGTCTACACCCTCATGCGCGCCTCCGCCGACCCCGCAGCGCGCCCTTCCGCCGACACCTACCACGCGCTCTTCACCGCGCTGCTGTCGCGCGGAGGCGGCGACACCTTGGTCCATTACATGTACATGGACAACGTGACGGCGCTGTTCAGGCAGATGCTCGAGGAGGGGATCCCGCCGGACACGCGCACGCTCAATGTGCTCATCAGGGGCTACGCGCAGTCACTGCATCTCAACGACGCGCTGCGCCTGTTCCACCAGATGCGGCCCCTGTACGGGTGCGAGCCGGATGCGTTCACGTACAGCTACCTCGTGCATGGGCTGAGCGCGCAGGGCCGCACCAGGAACGCGCGGGAGCTGTTCGATGAAATGCGCGGGAACGGTCTCCTGCCGACAGAGCCAGCGTGCAATGCGTTCGTCGGTGCGTTGGCTATGGCTGGGGAGGCCAGGGACGCAGAGCGGGTGATGTGGGAGATGGCCAGAGCAGGGAGGGTGGTGGATGACATCACAAGGAGGGCATTGGTGGAGGAGTTGTCCAGGGTCGGGAAGCGGGAGGAAGCTGACAGATTAGCGAGGGAGATGGAGCAGAAGGGCATTGTGAGTGCTCGTGAGCTACGAGCACTGCTGAGTTCAATCCGCAATGACGATGACGACAATTTGGATGTGGATGATAGTGGAAGGAACACCTG CAAGGTGGCGACAACCTCATTTCTTCCAGTCGGGCTGGTACAGGCAGTCCTCGGCCTCGTGGTTCTAGTGCCTAGGCTCTACCTCATCGACATTGTACTTTTGACAGATTGTGGCGACCAGGGTGGGCTACAATAG
- the LOC8075566 gene encoding uncharacterized protein LOC8075566 isoform X1: MVMEEAVDGEMSLSNMVLGFMEDFERDHQRRLENDDDDDEGSSGGDTAESKAFWQTQHSQLHEALAKTSPAESRIRADTEEAVKSMRAAAACSCTGRGRPAARDCRLCMLRHVADRLRDAGYNSALCKSKWTRSPDIPSGTRLFLSRFSDSGHHLRRTSTSTLSDLRNYNTYVSCSTSQKSEPDTFDAEQVGSFVRSFCFTSLFGHRPLHADVFNFRNVRRRAQLRGGGGADEERQGGARGGGAQLPRRVRGGARQRRVPRAGDRAAGGVRGAGRPPARRRQGHVRRGQAVHEGEQHAHGALEEAQVHAGEVARHARADGAGGRGGDARGGSVGDGRRLAGEADQVQGVHAHLRLWPERGGGRVMEYRYILPSCISSSTSI, encoded by the exons atggTGATGGAGGAGGCGGTAGACGGTGAGATGAGCTTGTCGAACATGGTGCTGGGCTTCATGGAAGATTTCGAGAGGGACCATCAGCGACGGTTGgagaacgacgacgacgacgacgagggctCCAGCGGTGGCGACACCGCCGAGAGCAAGGCCTTCTGGCAGACACAACATTCCCAGCTGCAT GAGGCTCTGGCCAAGACGAGCCCGGCCGAGAGCAGGATCCGCGCGGACACGGAGGAGGCCGTCAAGAGCatgcgcgccgccgcggcctgcTCCTGCACGGGAAGGGGAAGACCCGCCGCCCGGGACTGCCGGCTGTGCATGCTCCGGCACGTCGCCGACCGGCTGCGCGACGCCGGCTACAACAGcgcgctctgcaagtccaagtGGACGCGCTCGCCGGACATCCCTTCAG GAACGCGTCTCTTTCTCTCACGGTTCAGTGATAGCGGCCACCACTTGCGGCGTACGTCCACATCAACCCTGTCCGACCTAAGGAATTACAACACGTACGTTAGCTGCTCAACATCCCAAAAATCTGAACCAGATACATTCGATGCCGAACAAGTTGGTTCCTTCGTTCGTTCGTTCTGCTTCACGAGTTTGTTTGGCCATCGTCCGTTACATGCTGACGTGTTTAATTTCCGAAACGTGCGCAGGCGAGCACAGCTACGTGGAGGTGGTGGTGCAGACGAGGAGCGGCAAGGCGGTGCGCGTGGTGGTGGAGCTCAGCTTCCGCGCCGAGTTCGAGGTGGCGCGCGCCAGCGCCGGGTACCGCGCGCTGGTGACCGCGCTGCCGGAGGCGTTCGTGGGGCGGGCCGACCGCCTGCGCGGCGTCGTCAAGGTCATGTGCGCCGCGGCCAAGCAGTGCATGAAGGAGAACAACATGCACATGGGGCCCTGGAGGAAGCACAAGTACATGCAGGCGAAGTGGCTCGGCACGCCCGAGCGGACGGCGCCGGCGGCCGTGGCGGCGACGCCCGTGGTGGTTCCGTCGGTGACGGTCGTCGGCTCGCCGGAGAAGCAGACCAAGTTCAGGGCGTCCATGCTCACCTTCGACTTTGGCCGGAACGCGGTGGAGGTCGCGTGATGGAGTATAGATATATACTGCCGAGCTGCATTAGTAGTTCTACTTCTATATAG
- the LOC8075566 gene encoding uncharacterized protein LOC8075566 isoform X3 — protein MVMEEAVDGEMSLSNMVLGFMEDFERDHQRRLENDDDDDEGSSGGDTAESKAFWQTQHSQLHEALAKTSPAESRIRADTEEAVKSMRAAAACSCTGRGRPAARDCRLCMLRHVADRLRDAGYNSALCKSKWTRSPDIPSGEHSYVEVVVQTRSGKAVRVVVELSFRAEFEVARASAGYRALVTALPEAFVGRADRLRGVVKVMCAAAKQCMKENNMHMGPWRKHKYMQAKWLGTPERTAPAAVAATPVVVPSVTVVGSPEKQTKFRASMLTFDFGRNAVEVA, from the exons atggTGATGGAGGAGGCGGTAGACGGTGAGATGAGCTTGTCGAACATGGTGCTGGGCTTCATGGAAGATTTCGAGAGGGACCATCAGCGACGGTTGgagaacgacgacgacgacgacgagggctCCAGCGGTGGCGACACCGCCGAGAGCAAGGCCTTCTGGCAGACACAACATTCCCAGCTGCAT GAGGCTCTGGCCAAGACGAGCCCGGCCGAGAGCAGGATCCGCGCGGACACGGAGGAGGCCGTCAAGAGCatgcgcgccgccgcggcctgcTCCTGCACGGGAAGGGGAAGACCCGCCGCCCGGGACTGCCGGCTGTGCATGCTCCGGCACGTCGCCGACCGGCTGCGCGACGCCGGCTACAACAGcgcgctctgcaagtccaagtGGACGCGCTCGCCGGACATCCCTTCAG GCGAGCACAGCTACGTGGAGGTGGTGGTGCAGACGAGGAGCGGCAAGGCGGTGCGCGTGGTGGTGGAGCTCAGCTTCCGCGCCGAGTTCGAGGTGGCGCGCGCCAGCGCCGGGTACCGCGCGCTGGTGACCGCGCTGCCGGAGGCGTTCGTGGGGCGGGCCGACCGCCTGCGCGGCGTCGTCAAGGTCATGTGCGCCGCGGCCAAGCAGTGCATGAAGGAGAACAACATGCACATGGGGCCCTGGAGGAAGCACAAGTACATGCAGGCGAAGTGGCTCGGCACGCCCGAGCGGACGGCGCCGGCGGCCGTGGCGGCGACGCCCGTGGTGGTTCCGTCGGTGACGGTCGTCGGCTCGCCGGAGAAGCAGACCAAGTTCAGGGCGTCCATGCTCACCTTCGACTTTGGCCGGAACGCGGTGGAGGTCGCGTGA